The DNA region accaagaaagatttcagccacaactgccagaagaattgttcaggatacaaagaaaaacccacaggtaacctcaggagaaatacaggctgctctggaatttttttttagttttataatgaaataaattaatatggtggcacaattatatttttgtctacaaaactaatttcaaacatttaagcatacaccttcagatcaaaagatttttaagatcatgagaaacacttcggtcaagtgtttaaaattttttgaccggcagtgtgtgtgtatgtatgtatgtatatatatatatatatatatatatatatatatatatatatatatatatatatatatacacacacacatacatacatacacacatgcacacacatacatacatgtgaAATAAATCTGACGTGCTACAGAAACAACATATACTTCTGTTCATGCTGTAGTCTACGTTTTAGTTAACTCAATTTGAAAGTAATTGTCAGTTTGCATTAGACCCATTACAGCTGGACCTCTGCAATAAGCTATGTTGTACCTGGCCTGCTGTTTGATCCAGTTACTTTCCAATCTGCTGTACCCCAAGGGTCATTATCTGCTTTTGAACTATCACCAAATGGATTGGTAGATGGGTCAGACTTGACTGATGTTGCTTCCAACGGCTCCCCCCAGGGGTCAGAGGTTCCAGGTGCTGAATCCTGTACATTATCTGCTGATGACCCCCAGGGATCAGACTTTGCAGGCTCAGAGTCTTTCTGTGCATCTGTTGGAGCCCCCCATGGATTTTCTGAAATTCCCGAAGAGTCGCCCCATGGATCATTGGCGGCAGGTTGAGAATTTTTCTCTGCGTTAGTAGATCCACCCCAAGGATCTTTGGAGGCAGGTGAAGAAACTTTTTCAGCATTAGCAGATCCTCCCCATGGATCACCAGAAGCAGGTGGAGAGTCACTTTCCCCATCAGCAGATCCACCCCATGGGTCATTACTAGCAGGTGCAGATTCATTAGATGCATCAGATGGGGCTCCCCAGGGATCAGAGTTGAATGGAGGTGCTGCTGTTGATGCTTGTTCCCAAAGATCTGGCTCTGTGTCACCCTCTTTCGCCTGTGGGAGGAATCCATACATTTCTATATGTCAACTCGGAAAGTCTGAAAACAGTCAGATGAGacctcacccaaaaataataattaaatttaaaaaaagaaagtttctTTGAATAATTAGTCAGTCTGCCTCACCCGTCTCTCTGCCTCCTTCCTCTCGGCCTCCAGACGTTTCTGCTCCTCCTTCTTCCTCGCCATAGCGGCGGTGAGGTCAGCCACTGAAGGGATGTTGTCCAGGGAAGGCAGCCCTGTATACGGTGGAATCTCTGGCTTTTCCTTCTCTGGGCCTGTAGCTGAGGACGCTGAGACTGGAAGAGTTAAACCAGTTAAAAAGGAATCAAAAggtagtaaaataaaaaaagatggaagacacaaaaatatatttgggaGAGTGTTTTAACGATAAACGATATGCAGTTAACAAAATACTATAGTATGCCCCTAGTGGTTTGTGATAAAACTGCAGGGGGTTCGTGAGACTCCGTGAGAAATATAACGAAAGTGGGAGGTGAACAAAGTGCAAGAGTCTCATTTACTACTTTTCtgatgctttttgtccttttggatCTTTCCACTTGCCAAGTTGCTGAACAGTAGCatggacattctttaaaatatcttatttgtgttccacagaagtaagaaaATCATAAGGGTTCGGAAAAcacatgagagtgagtgaatgatgacagaattttcatttttgtgtggactatccctttaattaaaaattgtttactgaaatgtaaagtgttaccaaactttAACATGACATGAACTCTTGAAGTGAGGGTTTTAAAGCTCATTTATGCAAGTCATATGATAAACATAAAAGAGAACCTTTAACAAGGATCCAGTTGTCAAAGAATGCTTCATGCCTTCTTTGTGCAGGTTTGCCAGAAGCATTCAGAGTTTCACAATACTCTTACCATTGGGAGCCTTTGTCAGCTTATCTTTCGTCTTCATAGCAAAATCTCTCTCTTCTTTCCGCTTGTCCTCATCTTCGATCAGCACGAGCACTATCTTCGCCTTTTCTCTCACATTCACCCCCTAAGGGTTTTATAAGACATTTAACCTCTGTATAATTTTCATTAATGTAATGAGTGTCAAAGACAATCTAATATTTGGCAGTACCTGGTCCTTTCCATCCTTGTCAGTGAAGCGGTATTCTGTTAGGGCTTTGATAACGTGTATGTTCTCCACACTCTGCTGAGGGATGCGGTCAGAGCCCGTTTTCAACAGATATTCAAGAAGAGTTAAAGCCTGTtgaagatgaagagagagagaaacttgaTACATGTACCTTGAACTTGGTACATGTTTGGAAAATACTTATAGGCCTATTCCTTATAATTAGTGCAGTCAatcgatcattttttttttagtcaaagtaattacatgatatgccaattgattaatgaaattaatcacatatatcaatatttgctgagcagccccctcaaattaaaataataaaatatataattattaaataattatattattataattataaatatataataaataaaataattccgaTAATTTAATCAGACTTAAGTGAGTACAGGTTAAGGTTAAGTTCAGCATTAATTAGACAacaaaaaaagtggctttagaaggcaatatattgtttatttccatatcactgaacataCGCCTATCACTGGCCAACAgtccacagtaatccattttaCAACTGAATTCATCAGTCTGTCCGAGGCACTTATTATAAGCTCTTCTGTAAGGATGCTTATACACTTTGTTCAtctggagttgcgcttactgtGCCCTGCTGACTGGCActcgcaaaaacatgaaggtggtacttaaAGCTTGAATGGCTCTGGTAAGCAAATTCCTTATTACATcccaggggcatgattaattgcatttttatacatatatattatattagtataggaaaatacatttttcatttgacattagctACAGTCCCTATGGATCCAGGCCTGGGAATgacacaaaaatgacacaaatgacacaaaaaaaattaGCATATGACACAAAAAATTATACAGGGGAGTGTAACTCAATATGTCATTCTCTAACTCAgcctatataataaaataaaagataccACAAATGCAAAAGCCATAggtaaacacaagaaaaagaaacacATCATCAAAACCTGAATGGAAAATCCTGCCTTTACATAATCAAACACTGCAGTGACAGCAGCAATGGTCCTGCTGGCAGGAAAAAGCCAGCCACTGATCAGGTAACATGATCGGGTGTGCAATACAGTCCCAAAAAACGATCACTTGCTATAAATATTCTATCATTCTGAGCCGCCAAGCAAGCAAGAGGTGTGTAGACTGTTCACTCCTATTAAAACcaaaaacagttatttttgctATCTCTTCTTTTTCCTTCACTCACCTTGTACACATGCCTCCAATTTTTGTCATCGTTGAGGCGCTTCCAGAGCATGGCTAAAATCTCGTTACATGCCACCACATTGTAGGTCAAATCTGAGATGTCGGCCATTTGGGAGCTAGATGGCCCCCAGGGGTCATTAGAGGTCGCTTCTCGAACCTATATATGCAACGGATCCAACAGGAACAAAAGGTGAAGCACTCATCATTAACTCATAGAGTACATTTACATGGGCAGTTACAATTGAGCTTCCGCAGGTTTTCGCGTTGTCGAAttacagtcttcatctctctccaagtatacatgacaccatGCATAACTGAATAGCTGAGGAAAggacgtcagctgaggaagtgactTAGACGTTTTCCGGTTGATTTTCTTCCGACTGACATAGTAGCACGTCGAAGAAGTCGGCTAACTAGCTTCTCAACATGGAAAACTTTACAGCAACGtgcatttcttacattctttacTCATTGATTTTGGTGCAGACCAGATGTACGTTATCCATTGTGTTTATGGTGATGTTCGAAGGCAGAAGACGATGCAATTTTCACCTGGATTGTTCTAACGATATGAGTTCTGCTTTGCTTCACTTGATATTCCTTAGAAACTCTGTGTAAAGCATAAAACATTTAGACTGAGAAGAAATGTTGTGATGATTAAGACAATATTTTGTTTGTCTATATCTTCCTAGCGATCGCTGGAATTTAAGGTTTGTTGTCTGTATTGAACAGTTCTTCATCTGTATCTGTCATTTGCTTCAAGCTGCATATTCAATAAAatcatgctttctgcctcattctatgaatggaaccCACGTGAGATCAGTAAAAGCTGTTATAACCACTCGATGATAACTGAAAGTaagatatatgcagtagataatgtgtaatttggaattttacattctgcattcatggcttTTATGCTAACTGTAGCATGCTAACCTTGGCCAtagtatgcacctgttaccctgtTGCACCTGTGTTTGatgctactgcaaagatgggtgatATACATTGACATGTATGCTATGAGTGTTAAAATGGAAGACAGATAAGAGGATTAGacaatgggtagaatacagacaaaggaATAATAATTAGAGGTACATCAATGTGTAACAGGTGTGACTGGCTTACAGACTGCTGATCcgtctaaaaatgaacatttctaaCTTTCGTCATGTGTCCCTGCGTTCCAAACGGGATGAATCAGTCTCAgtagggcacttcgaagggaaaaCAATCATGATAACAAAAAAGTAGGATAAATAAGAGCTGCACACTGATATTACAgctccatttttttttaacaaaaacagcGACGTTTCGACCTATTAGGTCTTCATCATTCTTTTGCCTGATGAAGACATAATAGGTCGAAACGTCTCTGTTTTTTGTTCAATAAAAGTTTGGAGCTGTAATATCAGTGTGCGGACATTTATCCttcttttttctttacatttatattttgtccTACACCTGTACCCAGTGTGGGTTTGGATGTGCACACTTGTCTAACATTTTTCTttagaacaatcatgatagccatgtggggagatgggggcgtggccgagtgacatctgtggagagtgaggccgggagaggaagagcggtaaggatcgaCACCTGTGGGAAGTTATCtcaaacagctgttttgtgttgcagtgagtgTTGGAGAGGGATAtaagggcaatccagaccaccaaggggagagagagagccgagcttaaagctgtgtgtgtgtctgtgtgttttgtgttgcatTCgacttccaggttaaatacacGTTGCGCTGCATCTCTGTTCCTTGGAGCATGCACATATTGTGGACTGATTGACATACATGCTGAATGGAACTGaactacaatcgcattatctactGTAGATATGTAGGTACGAATTCGCAAAAATCAGACGTGTATGATTTCAGTCGGAcgaatgcgtttacatgacatttttaaaagacaaaatattGCTTTAGTAtgactgaaatcgaacttttaaagtgcatgtaacacacttgttgttttgtttgtgaaaatgtattgtttttgtaaaGTTTTCCTGTCACAACAAAATGAATGTTAGATTCTTATGTTCTGCAATGCATACCAAGAACGACAGAATAAATGTGACAAATATTGATACGTATGTATGATCTCTGAaggacctgaagtgagagacccacattgactccactgtgaaaaaggcccagcagaggttgtacttccttcggcagttgaggaagttcaacctgccacaggcgctgctgatacagttttactcagcagtcactgagtctgtcctctgcacttcaataactgtctggtttggttcagctatgaaatcagacatcagaagactacaaaggacagttcggactgctgagcagattactggttgccccctaccCTCCCTTtgagaactgtacacttccagagtgcggaaaaaggctggaaaaatcactctggaccccactcaccctgcccactacctttttgaactgttgccttctggccgacacttcagagctctgagcaccagaaccatcaggcacaggaacagttttttctatcaggctatccatctcatgaacagttaaaactgcccctttgagcaataattaatgtgcaatacacagcttagtctttttatatttaaccaacacatccaacctcttctgccattacattcccttgcactgtacataaccaatttgtatttagatttgcactacgtatgtgtatgtatgtgtgtatgtatgtatgtatatatgtgtgtatgtgtgtgtgtgtgtgtgtgtgtgtatatatatatatatatatatatatatatatatatatatatatatatatatatatatatattgtgtatcctatatatactttattttattttcaatatttatttattttattcaatttatgttatttttaaaagtcttgttgctgttttgtattgttgtgtactggaagctcctgtcaccaagacaaattccttgtatgtgtaagcataattgccaataaagctcattctgattctggtgATACATAATGATCCTAATAAGTAGCATATACTCTGGAGAGAGAACATGAATTGGactgaacatttaatttaaagagATATCAAAGGAGTATGCGGGCACTGTTTGATAAAAATAGTGCAAATTAAATTGTTAGAAAAACGTACCTTGACTTCTGCTTCAGAGAAGTTCTGAACAAGGTTCTTCAGTTGTCGCCGAAGCATTGAATGAGTCATGATGGTGGTTTTGTCAGGCACTTTTCCCTAGAAGGTAAGAAATTAGTATGTATTAAAAAAGTTTTGAAcaaaatgtacaaacattttGGCTAGTCAGTGCTTTATTTATTTGCTCCTCTTACCTGCTAAATAAAGGATGTAGGAATGGCTGTAGGCAGAATTTCCAGTGGCAAACAAGCACTTCAGTCCATGTGCCTCTCTCTCCCTATGGTGACTTATGGCCTGTACACCACAAATATGAGAACAAATGCTGCAACATTAAAAAGGCTCTGTTAATACAAGAAGGTATATTATGCTGATATAAGGGTTATTTGTGATATGATAAAATAACAAGCCTACCTTTAAaagcaaaataatttatttgtatgcTACACTCTTGTATATTATATAGAAGCACAATATTTCTTTGCAAgagctatatttatttataaataaatatatttatgaacaattttaatatatttgtaataGACTATTTATATGAATTTAATAGTGACTTAGACATCATCCTTAAAGACAGAGTATCAGCCTATAATAATAAAAGctaatgcttgattttatgcaattTTCAGCAGCAAATCCAATCTGCACTGTGAATATATGCAAATGTTACTATGCAACAAATAAACCGTATTCATTCAGCAGTATGGCAGGCAGGAACGCATCCTACCAATGCTGCAGACTGCAAATACCTCAAAGGTAATGTGTGAATAGCATCATCTAATGACGATCGACAGATCTGAAACAAACTAGCGCGCTGTCATAGTATACATTGAGCGATACATGTGAGATTGTCGCATTACTGAGGTCCGATCGTGCCCTGACCGCAATCTGACACCTACAGCAGCTGATATTGGTTTTCTGAATTGAGAGCCATCGCCTTAAACAGGGTGAGAATGCACGATCATACACTGCGCATCAGCTAAAGAATTACATAGAACATCGCTTCTTATGCCCGCTCGGCGACAGCATTTAAGatcaataaatgcaataaatataTCTGTAATATACAAACCTTTGGGGAGAATGGACGAGAGAGAAGATGAGAGGCTTTTCCATAGCCAAGCGGAAATTTCCGCTTCCGTTTACGATCACCTGTTAAAAAACCAATTCGGTACAAGCCTCCTTACTGAATATTCATAAGGTGGGAGTTGCTTATGTGGGATACGCTACACGCGCTAATCGGCTGGATGCTGCATATTCATGACGTAGGCGTGTTTGTGAGTTTTCCATTGAAAGGGAAATTGTACGCCCCTATTTTGAATATTCATTAGATGAGAGTGGCGATCTTTCGTTGTCGCTGATCCGCTGGATACTGCATATTCATGAATTGAGCGTGTCTGATGTTGGCCGTgaccaaaaactgaaaaatgctgccttcggaggctgtatacggaggtaggatgaaaataaggtgctttataaactgttctaagaccagtttccttaagagttgtattcattcaaaaatgctgtcgtttaagccattatctgattgggcagcaagtcagctgcctacattttaggggaggtcacactacacttcacactccattcactcccattcaaacgctgTCGTACGAAAGTTCaggcttggtgaactctgaaccgtgAATTAGTACGACAAGGGGAAGTGCGACCAATAGGAGACAgaaacgtcacacactgacctcttggctcaatacaaagaatttaAAGCTGCGTGTttcattgttgcaggaaagtgagaagacaatatattttaaaaatgttaatataatattatttgttatttgtgattcatgatttacttacaccagaagccctcccgcgtgacatcatatcctggttcgTTACGTTGtccgaaaaataaaataaaaatagtgccctcaagtgtagtgtgaccgccccttcaCGTTGAACACAGAACTGATACGCCTCCATATTGAATATTCATAAGATGGGAGTGGCGAGCTCTCTGGCGCAAATCAGCTAGATACTGCATATTAATGATGTTGTAGTGTTTGTGAgatttaatcagaatcagaatgagcttcgTTGCTAAATATGcttaggaatggatggattgaatattgcacatggatTTATTGACAAAAAGGAAAATATTTGGGGGCagtaactgttcatgaggtggatggcctgggGGTAAAAActcttcctgtgcctggctgttctggtgctcagtgctgtgtagcgctggccagaagcCAACAGTATGAAAAGGAAGTGtactgggtgagtggggtcaagagtgattttaccagccatttcatcactctggatgtgtacagttctagaaGGGTGCGTAGGGGagtaccaataatcctctcagcagtccaaactgtcctttgaagtcttctgatatctgacttggtagctgaaccaaaccagacagttatagaagtgcagaggacagactcaatgactgctgtgtagaactgtatcagcatgGCAGGTTGAACtccctcagctggcgaaggaagtacaaccgctgctgggcctttttaaccctgatagcacacgtgcaTCTCTCAGACGTCTATTAGATGTGTACGTTTAGATCTGGAAGATGTctattttacgttgtttgctcatctgcaatacatctattaGACATATTGTATCCGTGTCCTCTCAGATGTCTATGATTTGCATTGTtcataaatctgatctttttaagatgtttagctaatgtttattagattgtgatgctttccagatcacACTATCTACAACAGACAGATGATTTGTGCAATCTGAGAAGTTGAAAACAGAGCTGACACGCCCCCATATTGAATATTCAAGACGGGAGTGGCGAGCTGTCTCTGGCTCTAATGCGCTGGATACTGAGTAATAATGAGGCAAGCGTGTCTGTGCTGTTTAAGTTGAAAGACGCAATGATAAACAAACCCGCGAGACTTTTTTTTCCCGCACCAGATTCGGCATGAATGCCCTCCTACATTAAGAGGGAATAAACAaagtaattatataatttcaaaatCTGCTGAATGGTCCATTGAAATATCGAAAGAGCGATGACACATTCGCTAATCCCAACACCATAGTTGCAGCTGCTCTGAGCCAAATTCCCATGACTGTGAGTCGATCCATGTATACTCAGATCTGATGAAGCGTGATACGTGATTCTCAAGCTCGTGCCAGAGGCATCGCTGACGTCACTGACGCTCCGATGCCTGTAGAAGCGGCTGGCCCGCAATAACAAATTGGATGAAGACAGAAATATTACTCGCATCGACTGAAATTAGTTCAAGATGGCGTCTGATGGGGAATTCGAGTCGATTTTGTGCGTAAAACCAGATGTCAACGTGTACCGCATCCCTCCGCGGGCGTCGAATCGCGGATACAGGTGAATTAAAGGATGTGCGGGCCTGAGCCCACAGTAGGTGCCTGTGTTGTAGCCTATATATTGTTAAAATACTCTGTATCAGTCTCCCACCCTTGCTACGAATGAGAGTTGcattgatataaaaataatatgcattGATCGCGAATGGGCTTTGTCATTGGTTCATGATTTAATACTGCTGATATCATGGAAAGTATCCCGTGACTTCAGTTGCGTGGCTTGTTTGATTGCAACCTCACGATTT from Myxocyprinus asiaticus isolate MX2 ecotype Aquarium Trade chromosome 30, UBuf_Myxa_2, whole genome shotgun sequence includes:
- the LOC127421527 gene encoding epsin-1-like isoform X1; the protein is MTHSMLRRQLKNLVQNFSEAEVKVREATSNDPWGPSSSQMADISDLTYNVVACNEILAMLWKRLNDDKNWRHVYKALTLLEYLLKTGSDRIPQQSVENIHVIKALTEYRFTDKDGKDQGVNVREKAKIVLVLIEDEDKRKEERDFAMKTKDKLTKAPNVSASSATGPEKEKPEIPPYTGLPSLDNIPSVADLTAAMARKKEEQKRLEAERKEAERRAKEGDTEPDLWEQASTAAPPFNSDPWGAPSDASNESAPASNDPWGGSADGESDSPPASGDPWGGSANAEKVSSPASKDPWGGSTNAEKNSQPAANDPWGDSSGISENPWGAPTDAQKDSEPAKSDPWGSSADNVQDSAPGTSDPWGEPLEATSVKSDPSTNPFGDSSKADNDPWGTADWKVTGSNSRPASSPLTVNDPWGAPSAPTDAMTASYAFEDVRSSDPWGATSENSNGTGDTATKPVDETKKPASFLGEGASLVDFDSLMSVKPKLKQPPLNAISASTQKAQGCLLATGMTRPLSSNMSNVASSTTFPTNQNYFGFNSMMPGSSAPLNMAPGVPVSHMVSPTQNTNLSSLTMPNIGFPMVNLHNAPKMVQPNTAETSVGELSPVSFTGVVTPRAGVPQQSPLVWGPGTGTSGKGNNIF
- the LOC127421527 gene encoding epsin-1-like isoform X2 codes for the protein MTHSMLRRQLKNLVQNFSEAEVKVREATSNDPWGPSSSQMADISDLTYNVVACNEILAMLWKRLNDDKNWRHVYKALTLLEYLLKTGSDRIPQQSVENIHVIKALTEYRFTDKDGKDQGVNVREKAKIVLVLIEDEDKRKEERDFAMKTKDKLTKAPNVSASSATGPEKEKPEIPPYTGLPSLDNIPSVADLTAAMARKKEEQKRLEAERKEAERRAKEGDTEPDLWEQASTAAPPFNSDPWGAPSDASNESAPASNDPWGGSADGESDSPPASGDPWGGSANAEKVSSPASKDPWGGSTNAEKNSQPAANDPWGDSSGISENPWGAPTDAQKDSEPAKSDPWGSSADNVQDSAPGTSDPWGEPLEATSVKSDPSTNPFGDSSKADNDPWGTADWKVTGSNSRPASSPLTVNDPWGAPSAPTDAMTASYAFEDVRSSDPWGATSENSNGTGDTATKPVDETKKPASFLGEGASLVDFDSLMSVKPKLKQPPLNAISASTQKAQGKDG